In the genome of Bacillus sp. S3, one region contains:
- a CDS encoding Cof-type HAD-IIB family hydrolase, translated as MEKSIVFFDIDGTLLNEEKKIPASTKRAVQLLQEKGIHTVIATGRVPNMFYWIQKELNIDSYVSMNGQYVVFEGKEIYSNPIDPNMLQSLSTMTAKKGHALAFCSHLDYKVSQSNHPYIEEGFDSLMMPYPEVDEKYYTHSPIYQGHLYCNPQDAQVYFDQFPDFSFVKWDSNAYDILPNGASKAVGILKMLEILDIEKENSFAFGDGLNDLEMLKMVGTGVAMGNAVPEAKAAADVITTSSSQDGILNGLIQVGLLEKDLASA; from the coding sequence ATGGAAAAATCAATTGTGTTTTTTGATATTGACGGGACGCTATTAAATGAAGAAAAGAAAATTCCAGCTTCTACGAAAAGAGCTGTCCAATTGCTTCAGGAAAAAGGGATTCATACTGTTATTGCTACTGGACGTGTTCCGAATATGTTTTACTGGATTCAAAAGGAACTAAATATTGATTCCTATGTATCGATGAATGGACAATACGTGGTATTTGAAGGGAAAGAAATTTATTCTAACCCGATTGACCCTAACATGCTGCAATCTCTTTCGACGATGACAGCAAAAAAAGGGCATGCCTTAGCTTTCTGCAGTCATCTTGATTATAAGGTTAGCCAAAGCAATCATCCTTACATCGAGGAGGGGTTTGATTCATTGATGATGCCCTATCCGGAAGTGGATGAAAAGTATTATACTCATTCGCCCATTTATCAAGGACATCTTTATTGTAATCCGCAGGATGCTCAAGTGTACTTTGACCAATTCCCTGATTTCAGTTTTGTGAAATGGGATAGCAATGCCTATGATATCCTTCCTAACGGCGCGTCAAAAGCGGTCGGTATCCTCAAAATGCTGGAGATCTTAGACATAGAAAAGGAGAACAGCTTTGCATTTGGCGATGGGTTGAATGATTTGGAAATGCTGAAAATGGTTGGAACAGGCGTTGCGATGGGAAATGCCGTGCCAGAAGCAAAGGCTGCAGCAGATGTGATTACAACCTCCTCTTCACAGGACGGGATTCTAAATGGTCTTATTCAAGTTGGACTGTTGGAGAAAGACTTAGCGTCAGCGTAA